The stretch of DNA CGGAAGATGCGCGGCGAGCTGAAGAAGCGAGCCGCCGAAGTCCACCCGATCGGCTTCCTGCACGAAGGAATGGTCGAAAGCACCCGCGCCGCCAAGCACGAGTAGCGGGGGCTATTTGCCCTGCTTGGCTCGCTGGTTCGCCGCTTCGACCTCCAGCCGGTGCCGGATCAGCGCGCCGGGTTGTTCCTTGCGCAGCCAGCCGAGCATATGCTCGCGTACGTCGCAGCGCAGGGTGAACAGGTCGCCGATGGTATTGGCGCTCATCGCCAGGCGCAGCTCGATACTCTCGGGGTAGGCTTCGGTCATCAGCAACTGCAAATTGCGCCCATCCCACAGCGGGTGCTCCCGGACATAGCGCTCGAATTCCGCGCGAATCGACCCAATCTCGGTGTCCGGGTCGAGGTGAAGGAACACCGGGCCGGTCAGCTTCTCGTTGATCCGCGACCAGTTCTCGAAGCTCTGGTCGAGGAAGCGGCTGGTCGGCACCACGATCACGCGTTCGTCCCAGGTTCGCACCGTCACGAAGCTCATGCGGATTTCCTCGACCCGGCCCGTCTGCTCATCGACCTTGACTAGGTCGCCCAAGCGAAGCGGCTGGGTCAGCGCCATCTGCAGCCCGGCGATGATCGACTTGAGTGCCGGCTGGGCGGCGGCACCCACAGCCAGGGCGGCCAGGCCCGCCGATGCGAGCATGGTCGTGCCGACATCGCGAACCCCGGGAATGTTGAACAGGATCAGCGAGATGG from Erythrobacter mangrovi encodes:
- a CDS encoding mechanosensitive ion channel family protein, with translation MLEPFLPRSWTISTSALIEVLTVLGVAIAGALIIHWIGFAILKRLATQSHTPLDDVVIAKVRRPVRLALITFAVSIAAENDALVGREWDVLASFLTPAVVGWVAYAAVKGVALGFAEQVNKSADPVAERGRLTRIAVLSRTIRVTITIITISLILFNIPGVRDVGTTMLASAGLAALAVGAAAQPALKSIIAGLQMALTQPLRLGDLVKVDEQTGRVEEIRMSFVTVRTWDERVIVVPTSRFLDQSFENWSRINEKLTGPVFLHLDPDTEIGSIRAEFERYVREHPLWDGRNLQLLMTEAYPESIELRLAMSANTIGDLFTLRCDVREHMLGWLRKEQPGALIRHRLEVEAANQRAKQGK